A single genomic interval of Brevibacillus brevis harbors:
- a CDS encoding methionine ABC transporter permease produces the protein MERLIEMTPVFGQSLQETVIMVGFSLFIATLIGIPLGILLVITQANHLFPNKIIYHTLNTIINIVRSLPFIILMVAIIPFTELIVGTSIGIEGAIVPLIVYTAPYISRLMETALHDVDRGVIEAYQAMGASRTQIIFRIMLREARPGIVLCLTIATIGLIGATAMAGAVGAGGLGDLALRYGYQQWDIEVMIITVVILVVLVQLIQSLGNWAARKLKKSA, from the coding sequence ATGGAGCGTTTGATTGAAATGACTCCGGTATTCGGGCAATCGCTGCAAGAAACTGTCATCATGGTTGGGTTTTCGTTGTTCATTGCGACACTGATCGGGATTCCGCTCGGGATTTTGTTGGTCATCACACAGGCGAACCACCTTTTCCCGAACAAAATCATCTACCACACCCTGAATACGATCATCAACATTGTGCGTTCGCTGCCTTTTATTATCCTGATGGTTGCGATCATTCCTTTTACGGAGTTGATTGTGGGCACTTCGATTGGGATTGAAGGAGCAATTGTGCCGCTCATTGTCTATACTGCGCCTTACATCTCACGCCTGATGGAAACGGCCCTGCATGACGTAGATCGTGGCGTTATCGAAGCGTATCAGGCAATGGGTGCATCCCGGACGCAGATTATTTTTCGCATCATGCTGCGTGAAGCAAGGCCTGGCATCGTCCTCTGCCTGACGATCGCGACCATCGGTTTGATTGGTGCTACTGCAATGGCCGGAGCAGTCGGTGCCGGCGGACTGGGCGATCTCGCCTTGCGCTACGGCTACCAGCAATGGGACATCGAAGTCATGATCATTACTGTGGTTATCCTCGTCGTCCTGGTCCAGCTCATTCAATCATTAGGCAACTGGGCAGCCCGAAAACTGAAAAAGAGCGCGTAA
- a CDS encoding YxcD family protein has protein sequence MEKITFSEQDIINAICIHAAYKKQLKPQDISVELMWDEEYGFSAEVHWMDRQQVFIEMNMIEAIRYYLETQMQRNPYSAGIELILDDEQGIIAHITY, from the coding sequence ATGGAAAAGATAACATTTTCCGAACAAGATATCATTAATGCGATCTGTATTCACGCAGCTTACAAAAAGCAGTTGAAGCCGCAAGACATCTCCGTCGAGCTGATGTGGGACGAAGAATACGGCTTTTCTGCTGAAGTACACTGGATGGATCGCCAACAAGTCTTCATCGAGATGAATATGATTGAAGCGATTCGCTACTACCTGGAGACCCAGATGCAGCGCAACCCTTATTCCGCCGGTATCGAGCTGATATTGGACGACGAACAAGGGATCATCGCTCATATCACCTACTAA
- a CDS encoding ABC transporter ATP-binding protein, translated as MERLYTQKLDIGYGELSIVKDLNISIPSGKITALVGANGSGKSTILKTLARIMKPTGGQVFLDGKSIHQQSTKEVAKQLAILPQNPTAPDGLTVSELVTYGRFPHQKGFGSLTKEDKEIVNWAISMTGMADFHDRPVDQLSGGQRQRAWIAMALAQGTDILFLDEPTTFLDMAHQLEVLKLLQKLNDEENRTIVMVVHDLNHATRYAQHMVAISRGTVVAEGSPAEVMTPEMLRKVFNIEADILIDPRTGVPLCLPYELSHALDQKQPNENATQLVYSEERKLVGAR; from the coding sequence GTGGAGCGCCTATACACGCAAAAGCTGGACATCGGATACGGTGAGCTTTCCATTGTCAAAGACTTGAACATCAGTATTCCTTCTGGAAAAATCACTGCCCTGGTCGGTGCAAATGGTTCTGGTAAATCGACGATCCTCAAAACTCTCGCCCGGATTATGAAACCAACCGGCGGACAAGTATTTTTGGACGGTAAATCGATCCATCAGCAATCGACCAAGGAAGTCGCCAAGCAACTGGCGATTTTGCCGCAAAACCCAACCGCACCCGATGGCTTGACCGTGTCTGAGCTCGTTACCTATGGCCGCTTCCCCCATCAAAAAGGCTTCGGCTCCTTGACTAAGGAAGACAAAGAGATCGTAAACTGGGCTATCTCCATGACCGGCATGGCAGATTTCCATGATCGTCCGGTTGACCAGCTATCCGGCGGTCAGCGCCAGCGCGCCTGGATTGCGATGGCTCTGGCGCAAGGAACAGACATCCTGTTCCTTGATGAGCCTACAACCTTCCTGGATATGGCTCACCAACTGGAGGTTCTCAAGCTGCTGCAAAAGCTGAATGACGAAGAGAATCGTACGATCGTCATGGTCGTCCACGATTTGAACCACGCAACCCGTTATGCACAGCACATGGTTGCAATCTCTCGCGGTACCGTTGTCGCTGAGGGAAGCCCTGCTGAGGTCATGACACCTGAGATGCTGCGCAAGGTATTCAACATCGAAGCAGACATCTTGATTGATCCTCGCACGGGTGTACCGCTCTGCCTCCCTTATGAGCTGTCTCATGCTTTGGATCAAAAGCAACCAAACGAAAACGCGACCCAACTTGTTTACTCGGAAGAGCGCAAGCTGGTTGGAGCCAGATAA
- a CDS encoding DJ-1/PfpI family protein has translation MKVAILLFDGITALDAIGPYDVFAATLKCEVKFVAKKKGLIKLDSHMGYLHADYSFAEVTSADILVVPGCSPPNYKTPMNDEETLQWIREIHETTKWTTSVCNGSLILSAAGLLHGAVATTHWGSFELLQSLGTTPAEERVVRQGKIVTAAGVSSGIDMALQLVAWELGEDMSKGVQLILEYDPQPPFDSGSPKKAPALLVEQIRGMLQEFAKREPRV, from the coding sequence ATGAAGGTTGCAATCTTGCTTTTCGATGGCATCACTGCGTTAGATGCAATTGGTCCATACGATGTATTCGCTGCTACGCTGAAATGTGAAGTGAAGTTTGTCGCTAAGAAAAAAGGGTTAATCAAGCTTGACTCCCATATGGGTTATTTACATGCCGATTACAGTTTTGCTGAAGTTACTTCCGCTGATATTCTTGTTGTTCCCGGTTGCAGTCCGCCCAATTATAAAACCCCTATGAATGACGAAGAAACTCTACAGTGGATTCGCGAAATACATGAAACAACGAAATGGACTACGTCTGTTTGCAATGGCTCTCTGATCTTGAGTGCCGCAGGCTTGTTACATGGTGCCGTAGCCACCACTCATTGGGGGTCCTTCGAGCTGCTCCAATCTCTCGGAACCACTCCAGCAGAGGAAAGAGTCGTTCGTCAGGGCAAAATCGTTACAGCGGCCGGTGTTTCCTCTGGTATCGACATGGCCCTCCAATTAGTTGCATGGGAATTGGGAGAAGATATGAGTAAAGGAGTTCAGTTGATTTTGGAATACGATCCCCAGCCACCGTTCGACTCTGGTTCACCAAAGAAAGCACCCGCTTTATTGGTAGAACAAATAAGAGGGATGTTACAGGAGTTTGCAAAACGGGAGCCCCGGGTGTAA
- a CDS encoding siderophore ABC transporter substrate-binding protein produces MNKKLLMLFMAVLMAVFTAACGSNNAAPSTPATDATKAPEAAQTSEEITIKHKLGEAKLKKNPKTVVSFDYGVLDSLDKLGIEVAGVAQSSNIPPYLEKFKDAKYTNVGGLKEPDFEKINAMKPDVIFISGRQQPAYEELNKIAPTIFMGVDNENYMESFKENMKTLGTIFGKEAQVDEELAKIDASIKQVNEKATASGKNALIVLVNEGKLSAYGPGSRFGIIHKELGITPVDKDIKVEGHGQSVSSEYIVEKDPDYLFVVDRGVVNKNQDASASAKQTIENDLIKNTKAFKNGNIIYLDANYWYLSGGGLVSTGSMADEVLKEVKW; encoded by the coding sequence GTGAACAAAAAACTACTCATGCTGTTTATGGCAGTACTGATGGCTGTATTCACAGCTGCATGCGGCTCCAATAATGCTGCACCTTCAACTCCAGCGACAGATGCGACAAAAGCACCTGAAGCTGCACAAACATCCGAAGAAATTACAATCAAGCATAAATTGGGTGAAGCAAAACTGAAAAAGAATCCAAAAACCGTTGTTTCTTTTGACTACGGTGTCCTGGATTCCTTGGATAAATTGGGTATCGAAGTAGCAGGTGTTGCTCAGTCTTCCAACATTCCTCCGTACCTGGAAAAGTTCAAAGATGCAAAGTACACAAACGTTGGTGGTTTGAAAGAACCAGACTTTGAGAAAATCAACGCAATGAAGCCAGATGTGATCTTCATCTCCGGTCGTCAACAGCCTGCATATGAAGAGCTGAACAAAATCGCTCCAACCATCTTCATGGGTGTAGACAACGAGAATTACATGGAATCCTTCAAAGAGAACATGAAAACATTGGGTACCATCTTCGGGAAAGAAGCACAAGTAGACGAAGAGCTGGCAAAAATTGATGCGTCTATCAAGCAAGTGAATGAAAAAGCAACAGCTAGCGGTAAAAATGCATTGATCGTATTGGTGAACGAAGGTAAGCTGAGCGCGTATGGTCCTGGATCTCGTTTTGGCATTATTCACAAGGAGTTGGGTATCACTCCTGTAGATAAAGACATTAAAGTCGAAGGACATGGTCAAAGCGTATCCTCCGAATACATCGTTGAAAAAGATCCGGACTACCTGTTTGTTGTAGACCGCGGTGTTGTGAACAAGAACCAAGACGCTTCTGCTTCTGCAAAACAAACGATCGAAAACGACCTGATCAAAAACACCAAAGCATTTAAAAATGGCAACATCATTTATCTCGATGCGAACTACTGGTATCTCTCCGGTGGTGGATTGGTTTCCACTGGCAGCATGGCAGATGAAGTTCTGAAAGAAGTTAAGTGGTAA
- a CDS encoding ABC transporter ATP-binding protein, whose translation MIEVRNVSKQYGSKYVVEDVSVKIAKGKITSFIGPNGAGKSTLLSMISRLLKKDQGEVYIEGQEIGQVKSSELAKKISILKQSNHITVRLTIRELVSFGRFPYSQGNLTKEDWKHVDDAIRYLELTDIQHKYLDQLSGGQRQRAYIAMVVAQNTDYVLLDEPLNNLDMKHSVQIMKVLRRLVDEMGKTVVIVIHDINFASVYSDYIVALKDGKVVKEGTTDEIITRSTLKDVYDMDIQIEDIDENKICVYFA comes from the coding sequence GTGATAGAAGTACGGAATGTCTCAAAACAGTATGGTAGCAAATATGTCGTGGAAGACGTCTCTGTGAAAATTGCCAAGGGAAAAATCACGTCCTTTATCGGACCCAATGGGGCCGGAAAGAGCACCCTGCTGTCCATGATTAGTCGTCTTTTGAAAAAGGACCAAGGTGAGGTTTACATCGAGGGTCAGGAGATTGGCCAGGTAAAGAGCAGTGAGCTGGCCAAAAAAATATCGATTCTCAAGCAATCAAACCACATTACGGTGCGGTTGACGATTCGCGAGTTGGTCAGCTTTGGTCGCTTCCCGTATTCACAGGGGAATTTGACAAAAGAGGATTGGAAGCATGTGGATGATGCCATCCGTTATTTGGAACTTACGGACATTCAGCACAAGTATCTCGACCAGTTGAGTGGTGGTCAACGCCAGCGTGCGTACATCGCTATGGTCGTCGCTCAAAATACAGACTACGTCCTTCTGGATGAGCCGCTTAACAATTTGGATATGAAGCATTCCGTTCAGATTATGAAGGTACTGCGACGACTGGTAGACGAAATGGGTAAAACGGTTGTCATCGTTATTCATGACATCAACTTTGCCTCTGTCTATTCGGACTATATTGTCGCTCTCAAAGACGGCAAGGTCGTAAAAGAAGGGACCACAGACGAGATCATTACTCGATCTACGCTAAAAGATGTCTATGACATGGATATCCAGATTGAAGACATTGACGAGAACAAAATATGCGTCTATTTCGCGTAA